The Lysobacter sp. genome includes a window with the following:
- a CDS encoding cellulase family glycosylhydrolase — MITSQKTRPYIALAACLGMLSNSIASAAPLCIDAVNPQYFHYNGKTTPLVGYTPEYICHLEQRAGTPEVTQLCNYNLDAGTGKRNFQRVIDDLALKHLNVLRVWVGLGHSPGGAAGPLPHEQPFAYNAALGKWDLYTWNQTFFDRLEEVVAYAQTKNVVVELTLFDALSGDFRTSPWYLGKNTNGYVGLSDEWTLTAAPGTTCKPFSSPTNIYSRQQALVEKLVVELNNYENIYWELANEPELSIVHAGYNSSGAVVDDTVSVPRIVKWHECMTDILRNAEGTMAAPKRHLIAANYHTQTALAPFRTIVSPAYAPEVRILNGHYIKVRDAGRLSATEKQRTYLNGGLQGINRVHGFNEGRPTPSYRTTPTFDYITPDEARAEAWEFMLGEGGLYNHYTTDWSGTGEPLQTRVQLGKLADFLAALGPYLRHMARAINNPPTWAPNLPAFGTARGSSNVYWSAMQQNGSTYVLYLHHSTLSSDGFKAYVKPASITALNTIDLQPAAAATNYTAEWINPATGNRIGSAFTVLADGVRRTYPVPAYTYDIALKLSNGIVIPSTGTCAL; from the coding sequence ATGATCACTTCGCAGAAAACCAGACCGTACATCGCGCTGGCCGCATGCCTCGGCATGTTGTCGAACAGCATCGCCTCGGCGGCGCCGCTGTGCATCGACGCGGTCAATCCCCAGTATTTCCACTACAACGGCAAGACCACGCCGCTGGTCGGCTACACGCCGGAATACATCTGCCATCTCGAACAACGGGCAGGCACCCCCGAGGTGACCCAGCTGTGCAATTACAATCTCGATGCCGGCACCGGCAAGCGCAATTTCCAGCGCGTGATCGACGATCTCGCGCTCAAGCACCTCAACGTGCTGCGCGTCTGGGTCGGTCTGGGCCACAGTCCGGGCGGTGCCGCCGGGCCGTTGCCGCACGAGCAGCCCTTCGCCTACAACGCCGCGCTCGGCAAGTGGGATCTGTACACCTGGAACCAGACCTTCTTCGATCGCCTCGAAGAGGTGGTCGCATACGCGCAGACGAAGAACGTCGTCGTCGAGCTGACGCTGTTCGATGCCTTGAGCGGCGACTTCCGCACCAGCCCCTGGTACCTCGGCAAGAACACCAACGGCTACGTGGGCCTCAGCGACGAATGGACCCTCACCGCAGCGCCGGGCACCACCTGCAAGCCTTTCAGCAGCCCGACGAATATCTACAGCCGCCAGCAGGCATTGGTCGAAAAGCTCGTGGTCGAACTCAACAACTACGAGAACATCTACTGGGAGCTTGCGAACGAGCCCGAGCTGTCGATCGTGCATGCCGGATACAACTCCAGCGGCGCCGTGGTCGACGACACCGTCAGCGTGCCCCGCATCGTCAAATGGCACGAATGCATGACCGACATCCTGCGCAATGCCGAAGGCACGATGGCCGCGCCCAAGCGTCACCTCATCGCCGCGAACTACCACACACAGACCGCGCTCGCGCCGTTCCGCACCATCGTCAGCCCCGCCTACGCGCCCGAGGTGAGGATCCTCAACGGCCACTACATCAAAGTGCGCGACGCGGGCCGCCTGTCCGCCACCGAGAAACAGCGCACCTATCTCAACGGCGGGCTGCAGGGTATCAACCGCGTCCATGGCTTCAACGAAGGCCGTCCCACGCCGTCCTATCGCACCACGCCCACTTTCGACTACATCACGCCCGACGAAGCGCGCGCCGAAGCCTGGGAATTCATGCTGGGCGAGGGCGGTCTCTACAACCACTACACCACCGACTGGAGCGGCACCGGCGAACCGCTGCAGACCCGCGTGCAGTTGGGCAAGCTCGCGGATTTCCTCGCCGCACTCGGCCCGTATCTGCGCCACATGGCGCGCGCCATCAACAACCCGCCGACATGGGCGCCCAACCTGCCGGCCTTCGGCACCGCGCGCGGATCCAGCAACGTCTACTGGAGCGCGATGCAGCAGAACGGCAGCACCTATGTGCTGTATCTCCACCACAGCACCCTGTCCAGCGACGGCTTCAAGGCCTACGTCAAACCCGCCAGCATCACCGCGCTGAACACGATCGACCTGCAGCCCGCCGCCGCTGCGACCAACTACACCGCAGAGTGGATCAACCCCGCCACCGGCAACCGCATCGGCAGCGCCTTCACCGTCCTCGCCGACGGCGTCCGCCGCACCTACCCGGTACCCGCGTACACCTACGACATCGCGTTGAAGCTCAGCAACGGCATCGTCATTCCGAGCACCGGCACCTGCGCTTTGTAA